The following coding sequences are from one Paenibacillus sp. JDR-2 window:
- a CDS encoding phosphoribosylanthranilate isomerase, giving the protein MTASPRIKICGLKDTATIAEMNGLPFHEIGFVFAPSKRQVDSETAAVLIESAKRLQAAEGEAPQTVGVFVNPGIEELTAIVEKAPLDVVQLHGQETPEFCRLVKNRLDKKVWKVFSIGKDGADAQARVSAYEGAVDAILIDTAGGGTGQTFDWQLITDYQNAAAAIDVPLYVAGGLHPGNVGELLAGNPVDGIDVSSGVETDGRKDIEKIRLFVRKVIER; this is encoded by the coding sequence ATGACGGCATCGCCAAGAATCAAGATTTGCGGATTAAAGGATACTGCTACCATTGCGGAGATGAACGGACTTCCTTTTCACGAGATCGGATTCGTGTTTGCGCCAAGCAAACGCCAGGTCGATTCGGAAACGGCAGCCGTTCTAATCGAGTCAGCCAAGCGGCTTCAGGCAGCTGAGGGTGAAGCACCTCAAACGGTAGGCGTCTTCGTTAATCCCGGAATTGAGGAACTGACAGCAATTGTGGAGAAAGCGCCTCTTGACGTCGTGCAGCTGCATGGGCAGGAGACGCCGGAATTTTGCCGTCTGGTTAAGAACCGCTTGGATAAGAAGGTATGGAAAGTATTCTCTATCGGAAAAGACGGCGCTGACGCTCAGGCTCGTGTTTCCGCCTATGAGGGAGCCGTAGACGCCATTCTGATCGATACAGCAGGCGGCGGTACGGGTCAAACCTTTGACTGGCAGCTTATAACGGACTATCAGAATGCAGCAGCAGCCATTGATGTTCCTTTGTACGTAGCGGGAGGACTTCATCCCGGCAATGTGGGAGAACTACTGGCAGGCAACCCTGTTGACGGTATTGACGTATCGAGCGGGGTTGAAACGGACGGCCGTAAAGACATCGAGAAGATTAGACTATTCGTTAGAAAGGTGATAGAGCGATGA
- the trpB gene encoding tryptophan synthase subunit beta, translating into MNQVPDENGRFGKFGGRYVPETLMNALLELEEAYKHYSQDESFKQEVHDLLHKYSGRPTPLYYAERLSQHLGGAKIYLKREDLNHTGAHKINNTIGQAVLAKRMGKTKVIAETGAGQHGVASATVAALLGLECKVFMGEEDMKRQQLNVFRMQLLGAEVVPVMSGTRTLKDACNETLRYWVSHVDDTFYILGSATGPHPYPMMVRDFQRIIGDESRKQIVEAEERLPDYVVAAVGGGSNAIGIFYPFIKDEAVRLVGVEAAGRGIDTEEHAATMTMGSHGVFQGSMSYLLQDKYGQVQPAHSISAGLDYPGIGPEHAYLKDSGRAEYFPITDAEALDALQLLSRTEGIIPALESAHAIAQTIKLAPTLDQDKIVVVSLSGRGDKDVEAIMGYLGGAEA; encoded by the coding sequence ATGAACCAAGTACCAGACGAGAACGGGCGCTTTGGCAAATTTGGCGGCCGGTATGTACCGGAGACGCTGATGAACGCTTTGCTGGAGCTCGAAGAAGCCTATAAACATTATTCGCAGGATGAATCCTTCAAGCAGGAGGTTCATGATCTTCTGCACAAATATTCGGGACGTCCGACGCCGCTTTATTACGCGGAACGGTTAAGCCAGCATCTTGGCGGCGCAAAGATCTACCTGAAACGCGAAGATTTGAACCATACCGGCGCTCACAAAATCAACAATACGATCGGGCAGGCTGTACTTGCCAAACGCATGGGCAAAACAAAAGTCATTGCCGAAACCGGCGCAGGCCAGCACGGCGTTGCATCGGCTACCGTTGCCGCTTTGCTGGGACTGGAATGCAAAGTATTCATGGGTGAAGAAGACATGAAGCGCCAGCAGCTTAACGTATTCCGCATGCAGCTGCTTGGAGCAGAGGTTGTACCTGTTATGTCAGGCACCCGTACGCTTAAGGATGCCTGCAACGAGACGCTCCGCTACTGGGTCAGCCATGTAGACGATACGTTCTACATTTTGGGTTCCGCAACGGGTCCGCATCCTTATCCGATGATGGTCCGCGACTTCCAGCGTATTATCGGTGACGAATCCCGCAAGCAGATTGTCGAAGCGGAAGAGCGTCTTCCGGACTATGTGGTTGCAGCGGTTGGCGGCGGAAGCAATGCCATCGGTATTTTCTATCCGTTTATTAAAGATGAAGCCGTCCGTCTTGTTGGGGTTGAAGCAGCGGGACGGGGTATTGATACGGAAGAGCATGCAGCTACGATGACCATGGGCAGCCATGGCGTATTCCAGGGTTCGATGAGCTACTTGCTGCAGGATAAATACGGCCAGGTTCAGCCAGCTCATTCCATCTCGGCGGGGCTTGACTATCCGGGCATCGGACCGGAGCATGCTTACTTAAAGGATTCCGGCCGCGCGGAATACTTCCCGATTACCGATGCGGAAGCGCTTGACGCTCTTCAATTGCTGTCCCGTACGGAAGGCATTATTCCGGCATTGGAATCAGCCCATGCGATTGCGCAGACGATTAAGCTGGCTCCAACGCTTGATCAAGATAAAATTGTCGTTGTCAGCTTGTCCGGACGCGGCGATAAAGACGTCGAAGCGATCATGGGTTACCTGGGAGGTGCGGAGGCGTGA
- the trpA gene encoding tryptophan synthase subunit alpha has protein sequence MNLIDAAFAKLKQEGKTALIPFLTIGDPDIPTSIAIIKELEQAGADLVELGVPYSDPLADGPVIQRASERALKNRISILDCIETAAQAREAGVKLPFILFTYFNPVLQFGLEDFMNLVVEKGISGLIIPDLPIEEDEEVRTLAEAKGVHLIPLVAPTSKDRVVRISKKARGFVYCVSSLGVTGVRAEFHSGIDEFLATVREATDLPIAVGFGISSREQVERFEKICDGVVVGSAIVRKIEETLPKLSDSSKREDGLAEIRSFVAGFKG, from the coding sequence GTGAATTTGATTGATGCTGCTTTTGCCAAATTGAAGCAAGAAGGAAAGACGGCGCTTATTCCGTTTTTGACGATTGGGGATCCGGATATCCCTACATCAATCGCTATTATTAAAGAGCTTGAACAAGCAGGCGCGGATCTCGTTGAGCTTGGTGTCCCTTATTCCGACCCGCTTGCAGACGGTCCCGTTATTCAACGGGCATCCGAACGCGCTCTTAAGAACCGTATTTCGATTCTGGATTGCATCGAGACGGCTGCGCAAGCCCGTGAAGCCGGCGTCAAGCTGCCGTTTATTTTGTTTACTTATTTCAATCCGGTGCTGCAATTTGGCCTGGAGGACTTTATGAATCTTGTCGTGGAAAAGGGAATCAGCGGTCTTATTATTCCGGATCTTCCGATTGAAGAGGATGAGGAAGTACGTACGCTGGCTGAAGCGAAAGGCGTTCACCTTATTCCTTTGGTAGCCCCAACTTCTAAGGACCGCGTTGTCCGCATTTCCAAGAAAGCACGCGGCTTTGTCTACTGCGTATCCTCGCTGGGGGTAACGGGAGTCCGTGCCGAATTCCACAGCGGAATCGACGAATTCCTTGCAACGGTTCGCGAAGCAACAGACCTGCCAATTGCCGTGGGCTTTGGTATTTCCAGCCGCGAGCAGGTGGAGCGGTTCGAGAAAATCTGCGACGGCGTAGTCGTAGGCAGCGCGATTGTGCGCAAAATCGAAGAAACGCTTCCTAAATTAAGCGATTCTTCGAAGCGGGAAGATGGACTTGCCGAAATCCGCAGCTTTGTTGCCGGATTCAAGGGCTGA